One window of Chitinophagaceae bacterium genomic DNA carries:
- a CDS encoding T9SS C-terminal target domain-containing protein, whose protein sequence is MKKSFLTQTFFLCLTFIYFQGNAQCPDGRFYDKIFDLKSSFPSEITYGQNVDYQGSSQNLRMRVFEPDNDPAVSRPLIILAHGGSFLTGAKESPDILTLCSEFAQRGYVTATISYRLGAEEVDSSNMMAAVIRGVHDARAAVRYFYKDARTINEFRIDTNQIFMGGVSAGAFIGLHLGYMTDTSIIDGFIMDVINDLGGIEGNSGNEGYSSNIKGVINLCGAIGDTSWIKADGPICVSMHGTEDGTVPYGTDMIRVSGNDILVVDGSHSIQQKFNELGIASEFYTFNGADHVPFVNPLPPPLSDGPLYMDTTIKFIRDFLVVHTDCPEVLSNITENKRFPEISIYPNPVNSILNIEGSSDAPYTLLLHDLMGRVVFSEENISLSYHLDVSEFKPGYYLLSLKNKENSQFSIKERVFITH, encoded by the coding sequence ATGAAAAAATCTTTTTTAACACAGACATTTTTTCTGTGTTTAACCTTTATTTACTTTCAAGGAAATGCTCAATGCCCTGACGGGCGGTTCTATGACAAGATTTTTGATTTGAAAAGCAGTTTTCCATCTGAAATTACATATGGTCAAAACGTTGATTATCAGGGAAGTAGTCAGAATTTAAGAATGAGAGTTTTCGAACCTGATAATGATCCGGCTGTAAGCCGACCTTTAATCATACTGGCACATGGAGGAAGTTTTTTAACCGGAGCTAAAGAAAGTCCTGACATTTTAACCCTTTGTTCTGAATTTGCTCAAAGAGGTTATGTGACGGCAACTATTTCTTATCGCTTAGGTGCAGAAGAAGTTGACTCCTCTAACATGATGGCAGCAGTAATACGTGGAGTTCATGATGCAAGAGCTGCTGTCCGATACTTTTATAAAGATGCCCGCACAATTAATGAATTTAGAATTGATACTAATCAAATTTTTATGGGTGGTGTGTCTGCCGGTGCATTCATTGGCTTACATCTTGGCTATATGACTGACACTTCAATTATAGATGGGTTTATTATGGACGTTATAAATGATTTAGGTGGAATTGAAGGAAATAGCGGAAATGAAGGATATTCTTCAAATATAAAGGGAGTAATCAATTTATGCGGTGCAATAGGTGACACTAGTTGGATAAAGGCTGACGGCCCAATTTGCGTGAGTATGCATGGAACTGAAGACGGTACAGTCCCATATGGAACTGATATGATTAGAGTTTCAGGAAATGACATATTAGTTGTAGATGGTAGTCACAGCATACAACAAAAATTTAATGAATTAGGAATTGCAAGTGAATTTTATACTTTTAATGGGGCAGATCATGTACCTTTTGTAAACCCCTTACCTCCCCCATTAAGCGATGGTCCACTATATATGGATACAACTATAAAATTTATCAGGGACTTCCTTGTGGTGCATACCGATTGCCCGGAAGTATTAAGTAATATAACTGAAAATAAAAGGTTCCCTGAAATTTCAATTTATCCTAATCCCGTGAATTCTATACTTAATATTGAAGGAAGTTCAGATGCTCCATATACTCTTTTATTACACGATTTAATGGGAAGAGTTGTATTTTCAGAGGAAAATATTTCCCTTTCTTATCACTTAGATGTGAGTGAATTTAAACCGGGTTATTACCTTTTAAGCCTGAAGAATAAAGAAAATTCACAATTTTCAATAAAAGAAAGAGTTTTTATAACACACTAA
- the elbB gene encoding isoprenoid biosynthesis protein ElbB yields MDKKKVAVLLSGCGVYDGSEIHESVLTLLALEERNIDYLCIAPDTDQHHVINHLNGDEMKESRNVLIESARIARGDIKSVTDVSSADFDAIVLPGGFGTAKNITKWAFSGPDGDINKDVKSLINNFISEQKPVVALCMSPTTVAKALEGSDKHAELTVGTTSANSPYEIEAISQGMEKTGAKSVYKTVDEIAFDQKNKIITTPCYMMEANILEINTGIKKAIDKLVEIL; encoded by the coding sequence ATGGATAAGAAAAAAGTAGCTGTATTATTATCGGGTTGTGGTGTTTATGATGGTTCTGAAATACATGAATCTGTATTAACACTCCTGGCTCTTGAAGAAAGAAATATTGATTACCTATGTATTGCACCGGATACAGATCAGCACCATGTGATTAATCATCTTAATGGTGACGAAATGAAAGAAAGTAGAAATGTGTTGATTGAATCGGCAAGAATTGCCCGGGGGGATATAAAATCTGTCACTGATGTTTCATCAGCTGATTTTGATGCTATCGTGCTTCCAGGCGGATTTGGAACAGCAAAAAATATTACAAAATGGGCATTTTCAGGCCCCGATGGAGATATTAACAAAGATGTTAAAAGCCTAATCAATAATTTTATTTCTGAACAAAAACCTGTAGTAGCACTTTGTATGTCACCAACTACCGTGGCTAAAGCACTGGAAGGAAGTGATAAACATGCTGAATTAACGGTAGGTACAACTTCAGCAAACTCACCATACGAAATAGAAGCTATAAGTCAGGGTATGGAAAAAACCGGGGCTAAATCAGTTTATAAAACTGTTGATGAAATTGCTTTTGACCAAAAAAATAAGATTATTACTACACCATGCTATATGATGGAAGCAAATATTCTTGAAATCAATACCGGAATTAAAAAAGCCATTGACAAATTAGTAGAAATTCTGTAA